In Triticum aestivum cultivar Chinese Spring chromosome 5B, IWGSC CS RefSeq v2.1, whole genome shotgun sequence, the following proteins share a genomic window:
- the LOC123113037 gene encoding protein PIN-LIKES 7, with protein MGFLSLLVVASMPIVQVLLIGVIGAFLASGYSKVLTASARRDMNKVVFTVFTPSLIFANLAKTVTMSDVISWWFMPVNIAITFLVGSALGWLACKILKPPPHFRGLIMAFCSAGNLGNLLLIVVPAVCDEDGNPFGNDRSQCRSRGLSYSSLSMALGGLFIWTYTYSLMQKSGKLYHKMQSKSVQCPADSDEEHLEGFKAGDEEAALPASAGPDDEHNEGRQIEAPLLSCESDVANNKGFWTNMKEAVHQLVEELMAPPTISAIIGFVVGLVPWLKSLIIGDGAPLRVIQDSLELMGNGTIPCITLILGGNLTQGLRKSVLKRAVIVAIVFIRYVAMPVIGIAVVRAAHGVGFLPHDPLYRYVLMLQFALPPAMNIGTMAQLFDVGQEECSVIFLWTYLVAAVALTTWSTVFMSILS; from the exons ATGGGCTTCCTGTCGCTGCTCGTCGTGGCTTCCATGCCCATCGTCCAGGTCCTGCTCATCGGCGTCATCGGAGCCTTCCTCGCCTCGGGGTACAGCAAGGTCCTCACCGCCAGCGCCCGCAGGGACATGAACAAG GTTGTTTTTACAGTCTTCACCCCATCTCTCATCTTCGCCAACCTCGCCAAGACGGTCACAATGTCAGACGTCATCTCCTG GTGGTTCATGCCGGTGAACATAGCAATCACATTCCTGGTTGGCAGTGCTCTAGGCTGGCTAGCGTGCAAGATCCTCAAACCGCCGCCGCATTTCCgtggcctcatcatggccttctGCTCAGCAG GAAATCTCGGTAACCTGCTGCTGATCGTCGTCCCGGCGGTCTGCGACGAAGACGGCAACCCGTTTGGGAATGACCGGAGCCAGTGCCGCTCGCGCGGCCTCTCCTACTCGTCGCTGTCCATGGCT CTTGGTGGCCTCTTCATATGGACGTACACCTACAGCCTGATGCAGAAGTCCGGCAAGCTGTACCACAAGATGCAGTCCAAGAGCGTCCAGTGCCCGGCGGACAGCGACGAGGAGCATCTCGAGGGATTCAAAGCCGGCGACGAGGAAGCGGCCCTCCCCGCATCGGCTGGACCCGATGACGAACACAACGAGGGGAGACAGATT GAGGCTCCACTCCTGTCGTGCGAGAGCGATGTCGCCAACAACAAAGGGTTCTGGACGAACATGAAGGAGGCCGTGCACCAGCTCGTCGAGGAGCTCATGGCGCCGCCGACCATATCCGCG ATAATTGGATTCGTTGTTGGGCTAGTGCCATGGCTGAAGTCGCTGATCATCGGCGACGGCGCCCCTCTCAGAGTTATCCAGGATTCTCTGGAGTTGATGGG CAACGGCACCATACCCTGCATCACCCTCATCCTGGGAGGAAACCTGACACAAG GGCTGCGGAAGTCGGTGCTGAAGCGCGCGGTGATCGTGGCGATCGTGTTTATCCGCTACGTGGCTATGCCAGTTATCGGGATCGCCGTCGTCCGTGCGGCGCACGGGGTCGGGTTCCTTCCCCACGACCCTCTCTACCGGTACGTGCTGATGTTGCAGTTCGCGCTGCCGCCCGCCATGAACATCGGGACAATGGCGCAGCTGTTCGACGTCGGGCAGGAGGAGTGCTCGGTGATCTTCCTGTGGACGTACCTCGTCGCTGCtgtggcgctcaccacctggtccACCGTCTTCATGTCCATCCTCTCCTGA
- the LOC123113036 gene encoding putative F-box/FBD/LRR-repeat protein At5g44950 — protein sequence MDDAAASLSKKRRRDDPQSPASRDVSGGDGASLDLISRLPDEILGTIISLLPTKDAARTTALSSRWRYLWRSAPLNLAVDYLGHQPVYRQVSERIAVIVSKILAVHTGPARRLSFGDRHGTRPSRDLCAKFAGWFWSPALDGLEELDFYLGDNPWWTLPPSVLRFTPTLRVVRLRGCDFHEIKATPALHLPRLKELKLCGVAISEATLHCLLAACTALESLQLDKIQGPSSVRIISSTLRSIGVAGSYSNGEESLLQELVIEDAPCLERLITLGPSGGPRIVRVLAAPKLMVLGCLSSENLKNVNGTIVREIIPTSLTASGRTVKVLVLESIGPNLDVVVGFLRCFPCLEKLYIQSHHRKDMENVCQYSTLDPIECLELHLRAIVLNTYEGKRADVNFAKFFVLNAKVLKVMKFGACGTCNDKWVANQRRRLQLDISASKAAEFYFKRDFDIPSFCDHYHFYGMWTVDPFGSS from the exons ATGGACGATGCGGCGGCTTCCCTATCCAAGAAGCGGAGGCGGGACGATCCGCAATCTCCGGCGAGCAGGGACGTCAGCGGCGGCGATGGTGCGAGCCTCGACCTCATCAGCCGCCTCCCTGACGAGATCCTCGGCACCATCATCTCTCTCTTGCCTACAAAGGACGCTGCGCGGACAACCGCTCTCTCTTCCCGGTGGCGCTACCTCTGGCGCTCCGCCCCGCTTAACCTGGCGGTCGACTACCTGGGGCACCAACCTGTTTACCGCCAGGTGAGCGAGCGCATCGCCGTCATCGTCTCCAAGATCCTCGCCGTGCACACCGGCCCCGCTCGCCGCCTCTCCTTCGGTGACCGCCACGGCACCCGCCCCAGCCGTGACCTCTGCGCCAAGTTCGCCGGCTGGTTCTGGTCCCCCGCCCTCGATGGCCTCGAGGAGCTTGATTTCTACTTGGGCGACAATCCGTGGTGGACgctgccgccgtccgtgctccgctTCACGCCCACACTGCGCGTCGTCAGACTGCGCGGCTGTGATTTCCACGAGATTAAAGCTACCCCCGCACTTCATCTCCCTCGGCTGAAGGAGCTCAAGCTCTGTGGTGTCGCTATCTCGGAGGCGACCCTCCACTGCCTGCTCGCTGCCTGCACTGCGCTAGAGAGCCTTCAGCTTGATAAAATCCAGGGGCCCAGCTCCGTCCGGATCATCTCGTCCACTCTACGGAGTATTGGTGTCGCTGGTTCTTACTCCAACGGTGAAGAGTCCCTTCTTCAGGAGCTTGTCATTGAGGATGCACCTTGCCTTGAGAGATTGATCACACTTGGTCCATCTGGTGGCCCGAGGATAGTCAGAGTCCTTGCGGCGCCGAAATTGATGGTGTTGGGCTGCTTGTCTAGCGAAAATCTCAAAAATGTGAATGGAACAATTGTGCGG GAAATTATCCCCACTAGTTTGACTGCGTCAggacgcacagtgaaggtcttggttctagaatctatcggccccaatctggatgtAGTTGTTGGCTTTCTTAGATGCTTTCCCTGCTTGGAGAAGCTATACATCCAA TCACACCATAGGAAGGATATGGAAAATGTGTGCCAATATAGCACACTCGACCCCATCGAATGCCTCGAACTCCATCTCAGAGCAATAGTTTTGAACACCTATGAAGGCAAGAGAGCAGATGTTAACTTTGCCAAGTTCTTTGTTCTGAACGCAAAGGTGCTCAAGGTAATGAAATTTGGCGCCTGTGGTACCTGCAATGATAAATGGGTGGCTAATCAGCGCAGGCGGCTACAACTGGATATCAGTGCTTCCAAAGCTGCAGAATTTTATTTTAAAAGAGATTTTGATATCCCCAGCTTTTGCGATCACTATCACTTTTATGGTATGTGGACAGTTGATCCCTTTGGTAGCTCGTAG